The DNA sequence TAGATAAGCTGCATCGTTATGCATTGAACACAGGCGATAGAAGATATATAATTCAGATGGAAAGAATAGCCAAAAGAATGGACATAACATTACCGGCGATCATTAAAAGGAGTTACTGCAAAAGATGCAAGAACCCTTACAGAGGCGAGATCATCAGAATAAAGAAAAATC is a window from the Thermoplasma sp. Kam2015 genome containing:
- a CDS encoding ribonuclease P, whose translation is MLITKKDIEAIARSRIDKLHRYALNTGDRRYIIQMERIAKRMDITLPAIIKRSYCKRCKNPYRGEIIRIKKNLVTVKCPVCGDIRRFQINR